In the genome of Ignisphaera sp., the window AGATTTCTGCTGTTGGTGCTAATGTTGTTATTTGTCAGAAGGGTATTGATGATGTTGCTCAGCATTATCTGGCTAAGAAGGGTATTATGGCTGTTAGAAGGGTTAAGAGAAGTGACATGGAGAAACTAGAAAAAGCTACAGGTGGGAGAATAGTTACTAGTGTTAGGGATCTGACTGAGAAAGACCTTGGACAATGTGCTGTTGTAGAAGAGAGAAGGGTAGGCAACGACAAGATGGTATTTGTTGAGAACTGTAAGAACCCAAGAGCAGTCACCATTTTGCTAAGAGGAGCCAATGACATGTTGCTTGATGAGGTTGAGAGAAGCTTGAATGATGCTCTCAATACTGTTAGAAATATACTTAGAGATCCAAAGATCGTCTATGGTGGTGGAGCAGCAGAGGTAGAGGTGGCAATGAGGTTAAGGAAATGGGCAGAGACAGTTGGAGGGAGGGAACAGCTAGCTATAATGGCTTTTGCTGATGCGTTGGAGGAAATACCAACGGTGCTTGCCCAGACAGCTGGCATGGATGTTTTAGAGACCCTTATGGAGCTAAGAAAGCTCCACTCAGAAGGGAAAACAGCAGCTGGCATAGATGTAGTTAATGGTAAAGTTGCTGAAAGCATGGAGAAACTCAACGTTATCGAACCTGTAATAGTAAAGAAGCAGATACTGAAGAGTGCAACAGAGACCGCAACAACGGTACTCAAAATAGATGATGTCATAGCAGCCTCGCCAAAGAGGGAAGAGAAAGGGAAGAAAGAAGAGAAGAAAGAAGAGGAGGAAGAATCAAAAACACCTTCTCTAGACTGAGGACAACATTACAATAGAGCGATTGTTTTTAAACATAAGTTTACAGATTTTTAATCTAATAAAACTTTTATTCGCTTTATTTAAATTACAATACATGAACAACTGATAAGGTTTTTACAATGAGTAAAGATCAGCAAGTTCCAACATTAGTAAAGTCGTTAAATGAGATTAGAATAGGGCCGAAAAGACTAACAAAATACGAGAAGGCACGCATTATTTCTGCAAGGGCTATCCAACTAGCTCTAGGAGCACCTCCACTCATTGATGTTGCTAAACTAGAGTTGAAGGATCCAATTATAATCGCCTATCATGAGCTATTAGCTGGGGTTTTACCGCTACTGATTAAACGAGTAAAGCCAAATGGTGAATATCAGTTAATTCCAGTACAGCTGCTGGCACGTGTAGAAAGAGATAGAATTGAAAAATTAAAAAGCTTGCTTGAGAACATTTTTTCACTTGAAGAAAAAGAGATTATGAGATATCTTATCTGAGATTAAAATGATTTAAGAGCTATCTAGGATATTCCCTATTGGCCCACATACCTTATATATTAATTTAGTTAAGGTGGTATAGTCATAGATAGAATAGAAATATAATAAGCATATTTTGGTAAAGGATGTGCTAAAATGAAGGATTATTTGAAACAAAAAGGTATTTCAATAAATAATTATGTTCTTGTAATAGCAGAGAAGCCAAAAGCTGCTCAAAAGATTGCAGAAGCTCTAAATGCGAGCAAAAAGATTATGATTAATGGGGTTTCTATCTGGTTTACACAATGGAATGGAGCTTTTTACGTTATAGCGCCAGCAGCAGGCCATTTATTTACCTTGGCAACAGATGATGTAGGTTACCCAACATTTAATTTTAAATGGGTTCCCAGACATGTAGTCGATAAAGAGAGTAGGTATGCAAGAAAATATTTTGAAGTCCTTAGAATTCTTTCGCAGAAAGCCGTTGGATTCATTAATGCATGTGATTATGATGTGGAAGGCTCTTTAATCGGCTACATGATTATCAAGAATTTTGGTGACATTAAGAAGGCTAAGAGAGCCAAGTTTTCTAGTTTAACTCCCGCAGATATTCGAAAGGCTTTTTCTAATCTTTCAAGCATTGACTATAATATGGTTGAAGCTGGTTATTGTAGACATGTACTGGATTGGCTATGGGGCATAAACATATCAAGGATGCTAATGGATTTGCATAAACAGGTATTTGGAAAAAAGAGCATATTAAGTGCTGGAAGAGTTCAAACACCAACACTAGTTTATGCAACTGATATGGTGCTGAAAAGACGTTTACATGTTCCTGTGCCATATGCTGTAATAGATATTTCACTAGAACTAGGCAATAAAACGCTTAAACCAGTATATGAAGGAGACCCTATAGACTCTTTAGACAAGGCAAAGCAGATAATCGAAAAAATAAAGATGAAGCCCTATGCCACCATTAAAAAGGTTTATAAAGAAATAAAGGTTTATAACCCACCTCATCCATTCAATCTTCCAGATCTGCAAAAAGAGGCATATAGGATCTACAGGATAAGTCCACATAAAACACAGAAGATAGCTGAAGACCTTTATTTAGATGCCTTAATAAGCTATCCGAGGACCAACAGCCAGAAGATTCCTCAAACACTAGACATTAAAAACATATTAAACATGATTGGATTAAATAAAAACTATAGAGACCTTGTAAAGCAGATCATCAAAGAAACTAGCGGTATTTTAAAACCCAATAACGGTCCTCTAGATGATCCTGCACACCCCGCGATTTATCCTACTGGTGAAATGCCTAAAAAGCTGGATCCTCAACATGAAAAAATATATGATATTATTGTCAGAAGATTTTTAGCTACACTCTCTACACCTTTAAAGATCATGGAATTGAATGTAGTGTTAGACATTCACGGCTTACGATATTCTATTACCACAAATAAAGTTTTGGACCATGGATGGCTCAAATACTATCCATATTTCCACATAGTGGAGGATCAGTATTTGACTAATTACAAGTTTATTGAGGGTGAAGAGATCCCTATAAAGAGTTTTAATATAAAGATCATGTACACAAAAGCACCTCAAGCACCATCTAAAATATCCTTATTGAAATGGATGGAAAGCATGAACATAGGTACTGAGTCGACAAGAGCCGAGATAATAGAGTTGCTTTTTAACAGAGGATACCTAAAATCTAAGTCAAGATCTGTAGACGTATCAGACACAGGCTTTTTCGTAACTTTTCTGCTCAAGAAGTATGTAGAGGACTTGGTTAGTGTTTCACTAACTAGGAAATTTGAAGAATATTTGAGAGATATAAGGGAAGGCAAAGCCAAGTGCGACAGCGTTGTTGAGGAGGCAAAGAATGTTTTGCTGAGGTATATAAGCAATGTATTGAAAATTAAATCAGCAATAATTTACGACATATTCTCTGTGGTGCCATGTATAGATAATGTAAATTGCAAAACAATAAGCAATAAAGGAATATGTAAAGTGTGCAGGAGATTTGCAGATGAAAATGGTTTTTGCGTTTTTCATAGAGCTGCCTGGGAGAATATTCTAAGGGAATTTGAGAAATGGAGGAAGTTCGGTTTTGACTGGAGAGGTTATTTAAAAAAGATCTTATCGCTCAAATCCTCAGGACTATATGTAAAGGAGGTTGCATATTATATTCTAAACCATGAACCAGAAAAACATAGTCCTATCTCGTGATAAGACCTGTTATTTTTATTACAACGCCATTTATCTGCAAAACCTTTCCTACTACTCTCGAAACATCTATACCTCTATAACTATCATCGATTGCTTGAAGTATGTTTTCAACAAAGACATTGTTAACACCATGCAAAATTTCTATGGTGCCTTTTCTGCATTCAATGCTAGTTCTATATGAGATGAATGTTGCTTGATCAACAAACTGATTGTTATCACCTTTTGTCATATAAAGGTTCTTGCCAGAACAATTTATTATACCTATTACTCTATGTATCACAAATTCATTATAGTCATTTCTAAAAATAATTATGTCGCCAAGGTGTATGTTATCAGATGGAATAATTAACACAATATCACCGTCGTGAAGCAATGGATACATACTATACCCTTCAACAACAGCTATGGTTATTTGTTTCCATAAATAATAAGCCAAATTGGCGTAAAGCAGTAACAATATAAGCAATAAAAGCAATACTGTTTCAAGAGTTTTTAGTGTTTTGCTCATTTCCATTCTACTCTTCCTCCTCATTAGAAATCTCATCTAAATCAAGTTCGATTACATTTTCGCTTCTTTCGCTTCTACCACTACCTAGAGTAATAGTTTTCTTAGCACTCTCTATCTCTACATTCTCACTACCGACTTTCATTTTCGATATAACACTACGCCATTTGTAACCGCAGTTGGGACACTCATATATTCCCATTATAGTTATAGTCACTCTTCCTGCACTATCAGGTATTGGTGCTATTAATTGCCATGTTTTGGTGGGAGAAGATACAACTGTTCCACACTTTGGACACTTGTTTGAGATCTTTTGACTTTCCTTTTTGGGCATTCCCACTCACATGCATACCATTACTTAAGTCGCGTATATAAACCTTTGATAGAGGAGCAAAATATATTATGTTCTAACAATAATAATTTTAATCGCAAGTGATGAGCAATGTCCAATCCATACATAATAAAATTTGTAGATGCATTACAAGTGCTTGATTCACGTGGGGATCCTACCGTAGAGGTAGTTGTAGAAACTGTTGGTGGTGGCGTTGGTAGAGCCATTGCACCAGCAGGAGCATCTAGAGGTAAATTTGAGGCTCTAGAGCTTAGGGATGAAGATGCGAAAAAGTTTAAAGGGCGAGGCGTAAGCAAAGCTGTTTCAAATGTTGTAAATTATATTGCGCCAGCAATACAAGGAATTGATGCAAGAAAACAGAGAGAAGTAGATAAAATAATGATGCAGATAGATGGTACCCCCACCAAATCTAGGTTAGGTGCAAATGCAATTTTAGCAACGAGTTTAGCTGTAGCAAAGGCAGCTGCTGATACATCAAAAATTCCCCTATTTCAGTATCTAGGAGGCATGAATAGCAGAATTTTACCTGTGCCACTTTTGAATATTATTAACGGAGGTGCGCATGCAGGAAATGAACTAGCTGTCCAAGAGTTTATGATAGTTCCAATAGATTTTGATTCATTTTCAGATGCAATAAGAGCTGCAGTTGAAATATACAAGGAATTGAAATCAGTGCTAAAAAACAGGTACGGATCCTTGGCAGTCAACGTAGGTGATGAAGGCGGATATGCCCCTCCAATGAAATTTGTGAGAGAGGCTATAGAGGCTCTTTTAACAGCCATTAAAAACTGTGGCTATGATTCAGAGAAGCAGGTGAGGATATCACTAGATGCAGCAGCTTCTCAGTTTTACGATGAGGCAAATAACGTTTATGTAGTAGATGGTAACAGGCTCAGTAAAGAAAAGCTTATTGAATATTGGAAATCGTTAGCTACAGAATTCAACATTTTAAGCATTGAAGATCCATTCAACGAAGAGGAGTTTGAGGCTTATGCTGAGCTTAGAAAAGAGCTAAAAGATAAAACAATTATTGTTGGTGACGATCTTACCGTAACAAACGTTAACAGACTTGAAACAGCAATCAAATATGGCTCTGTCTCTGCTGTTATTGTTAAACCTAATCAGATAGGTACACTATCGGAGACTCTAGACTTCATATCGTTAGCTAAAAACAATGGTGTCTATACAATTATAAGTCATAGAAGTGGGGAAAGCGAAGATAATACAATAGCCCACCTTGCTGTGGCTGTGAACGGACCATTTATAAAAACTGGAGCCCCAGCAAGAGGAGAACGAACTGCCAAGTACAATGAATTGCTGAGGATAGAAAAATACCTTGCCGGCAATGCAATATACGCTGGGAAGTTCTTAAAGTTGTAGCAATTTTGTTCAGCAAAGGGCTCTTCATCAATTTTATTCAGTAGCGCCCTAGACCTCATCATGTTGCAACGCTATAGTTAATTGAGGCACAACAATTAATTAATTTTTATACCAAAATATATCACAGTGTCTAAATTAGTAGAAAGAGAAGCATAAAACATATACTGTTTTTGCTGGGTTTGAGAGAATGGTTACAAACTTACCTGCTGAAGCTAAAGCAAAATTTGCAAAATACATGGAGGCTAGAACACCTGAGGAAAAGCTTCGAGCACTAGAGGAGTTTCTTTCAGCAGTTCCAAAACATAAGGGTACAGAGAATCTTGTACGCTGGGTTAGAAAAAGGATGGCTGAGCTTAGAGAAGAAATTGAGGAGAAAAGACAGAAGAGGTCAGGAGGTGGACTCTCCTTTTTTGTTGAAAAAGAGGGGGCCGCTCAACTGATTTTACTGGGCTTCACAAAGTCTGGCAAGAGTGCTTTACTGAGATTCTTAACTGGGGCCAAAGCCGAGGTCTCAGACGTTCCATATACTACTAAGTTCCCTGTTGTCGGTATGATGCAATATGAAGATGTACAATTTCAGATTGTTGAAGCACCTTCAATAATACCAGAAGGAGGAGGATGGAACACAAAAGTAGCTGGCCTAGTTAAGAATAGTGATGGTATCATAATAGTGTTGGATGCTTCAAAAGATTATGAGAATGATTTTAAACGTATTATCGAATTTTTGAATGACAATGGAATTAGTATTGAGAGGCCTAGAGGATTTGTGGAAATTGAGAAGAGCCATGCTGGTGGGATAAGAATAGTTAATTATGGCAGATTTTTAGGTACTGAAGAGGATGTTGTCAAACTTCTTAATAGCTATAGAATATACAATGCAATAGTTAAAATATATGGTGAAGCAAATCTAGACGATGTTGAAAAAGCAATTTTTGAAAGGGTAGTGTATAAACCAGCCCTAGTTTTATTAAATAAAATAGACCTTGTTAATGATTCAAGTAACTTACATGATAGATTCTTAAAGGAATTAAAATTGCCTGCCATCTCTGTTTCAATAGTGAAGGGATTTAACAAAGATGTTATAGGAGATGCAATATTTAGATTGGTCAATATCATAAGAATATATACTAAACCTCCCAATGGAGAGCCATCATCTAGACCGCTAGTGCTAAAAAAGGGAGCTACAGTACTTGATGTCGCAAAAGCAATTCACAAAGATTTTGTGAGAAAATTTGCCTATGCCAGGGTCTGGGGTACCTCTGTAAAATATCCTGGGCAGAGGGTGGGTCTGGATCATATTTTGCATGATAGAGATGTAGTTGAAATAGTTCTTAGAAAATAAATTCATAACAATTTAAATACCTTTCACATACCTAAACACTTAGAAGGTAATTAAAATGAATGTTAAAAAACTAATACTAGTAACTGCAAAGCATCTTCCACAACATAAGTACTTTGAGGCATTGGCGAAGCAGCTAGCAGAGCAGTTAAAGGTGCCTCTGGATATAATTGAAGAGGATTATGTGTTCGTAAATACATATGGTGAGAAGGACGAATTTGGTATGGCTTGGCTTCCACAATTATTCGCGGAATTGAATGGGGAAATAAAGCCTGTTCTAACAAGGCTACCAATAAGTGAAAAGACTTTAGATGTTGATCTAGAAAAAGCGAGAAAAGAAGTACTAAATGCGTTAGGCCTTGCACAATAACATACCATTATTCCTCTTCAGTTTCTTCTTCCTCTCTATGTTCAGGCGATGTTATTCCTTTTGCCAGTTCCTCTACTTTCTCCGAAATGAACTCATCTATATATGGTGCAACAATAAATACTTTCGAATCAATTATATTATCGTCTATCCACTGATTCTCAAAGCTTACAAGGTAAACAATCACCTCCACAGTTGCAACATCACCTTTTCTCCTAAGATTAAGCTGTGAATAAAGATCATACTGCTCTTTTTTTATGGGCAACTTAATGTTTATTTCATGTTTATGTTTCATCACTATCAAATCAGATTTTTGTGGCTCCCAAATATTCAAAGCCTTCATTACAACGTCCTTTAAAACATTATTAAATTCTCCTTCGACTATGTTTTTCTCCTTTATTTCCCCTAATTCAGCTCTTAGAACTAGTATTCTCAATATTCATTACCTCTCTAATTTATTCATAGAAACAATGTATGTCGGTTTAAAAAATTATATAGTTTATATGATCAATGAAATAGTTATGAATATTATTCCTAACATTAATACAACCAAGCCGAGGTATTTTACATTCATTTTCCAAAAGGCTTTTGCTAGTTTTGCTATTCCCACACTAAGATAATATACTGTGACTATCATCACTAGTACTACACCAATCCATGCAAACATCTTTGCAATATTGCTACTATTGTTTATTAATAGCGTAAAATGATTAAGCACATCAGTTAGTTCTTCTAACCCCATATTGATTTTCCCAAAAATTTTTGTTCCAAAATGGGATATAATAAAAGTAGTACGGCATTTGCAACTGTGATGAAGGTTAAAAGCGCTGATTAATGATGAGAGCCCACAACTGAGTGGAAAATATACAGATATAAACAAGTCTATTCCAGGTCAAAATCATGCGCTTTTAACTTATTTTACCTCCTCCAACGATGTCCTCCCATGATATGTTTAAAGCTGTAAATAACTGTTCTAAAGAAGTCTTCATAGTCTCAACATATTTCTGTACATCAAGTTCTGTTATCTTTGCTAATTGTATTGGTTTTACACCTTCCTTAGACTTGGTCTTAATATATGTTATAACATCACCAGGGGATATCTGCATGCCGTATCTTTGGAGCATTAAAGCTGCTTTTACATGTTGTGGGGTGTTCTTCTTGTATTCAGAGAGTGGTTTAGATAATGTTGTTTGAAATGCTATTTCATCTAATGTGAGGAGCTTGTACTTTAGCAATATATAGTATTTTTCAAGTTCATTTCTTATCTCATTTATTACCTTAAAGGCATCTTCAGGTTCTTCTATTGTTGATAGCTGTTTGAGAATATAGGAAAACAGCTGTTTTATGAAATCAGGGGTATTCCTCTTTTTGCCAACCATTCCTTTAACATCTATTTCGCCTGATGATAACACCCCAACGTAGTTTTTCTTCAAGGCTGGGAAAGCAACGAATTTATAGATTTTATCTGTTTCTAATTCAAGACCAAATGTTTCCTCAACCCATTTTTTAAGCTCATTTAACTTAGATTCATCAGGATTCCATATAAATAGTGAGTCTGTATCACCATACAGAACGATAAGTCCTAGTTCCAAGGCTTTATCTTTTGTAGCCATAATAACCCTCCTTCCAGTTGCAGTTACGCTTTCTGCAACTGATGGGGCATAGAATGAGAAGTTCTCTGCTCCGAAAACACCATAAGCAGCATTGATAAATACCTTCATAGCTCTTTGTACAACATCATACCAGCTTCTAGTGGCATCATCAAGATTTTTGTCCTTTGCCTTCTTTTTGTATATTTTAACCCTGAAATCTCGGAGCATACCAACAATCGCTGCAGTTATTCCCGGTCTATCGAGGCATACGTGGTGTATAACTTTACCATTTTCATCTATAACATTGCTTATTTTTTTACAGACATTTGTATCTGGGTCTATAGTTTCATAGCTTAGGTTCCATCTCTTCATGATTGAAGGATATAGAGAAGCAAAATCTAGTACAATAACGTTGAAGAATATTCCTTGTGGCGGCTCCATGACAATGGCTCCAGCATATTTCTTCCCCTTAATTATTGCTTCTGTTACCTTCTTGCTTTTTAGCCTTAATATGTCATCTTTCCTTGGAATCAAATAGCCTCTTTTTCTATGCTCCCAATAAAACATATTCTTAATCCATATCGATACCGTTGAACGTGTCAAATCCTCTAATCCAAGTTTACTTATACGCATTAGTAGCAACATGAGTTTCCATACAAGCTCATTTGAGAATGTTGTTAATTCTAACGTTATTTGGGCATCTCTGAAGTTATATCTAATCAAATCTCCAAGGCTTACTTTACTTAAGTCTTCATCTAGTTGTACCTTTCCAATGCCTAATAATGCTTGGGCTACAGCATCTAAATTGGCCTCTTTGTAGCGTGCCTCAAATGCATATGTTTGAATAGCTTTGTTACTGAAGAATTTATATAAATCAACATGAAGTGATGTTCTGAGTTTTGCTTCAAATTCTATTTTATTTCCTTTAACAACCTTCTTTATTTCCATACCCAGCAATTCAGCATCGATATTAAGCTTAATGGCTCTAGATAGCAAGTATCTAAAGTCAAAATTGTCTCCATTAAATGTTAATATTATTGGATAATCTTGCAATAAATTGATGAAATCTAGAATCATATTTCTCTCACTATCATATATCTCTACCTCAACATCCTTTGGCATATCTGTAATAACCTTGAGATTCTCTCTATATAGCACAAAAACTTTTTTAAGTCCATCATTTGATGCCATAGCTATGGAAATTATTGGGTATTCTGCTGTTTCAGGAGAGGGTACTCTTCCTTCGAAAGGTGTATAAACCTCTATATCGATAGCTAATCTGTTGGGCGAGAACCATTTAGCTTCAAATAGCTTGGTGAGATGTACGGCTACATCAATTAATTCTTTGTCTTCCACACCCAAGCTTTTCTTGATATTATCAACCAAGGAATTCTCATCAATATTACTAGTATCTTTGAATTCACCTACATTTACAGAATATGGAAGGCCGGGAATAAGTAGATTGTCATATATGTAGTTGATATGATATCTTATATCAGCTTCCCATGCCTTAGCAACTCTTTCTCTAAGTGTTCTTACAGCCAAGGGATCCTTTACAACAATTTTGGTTAATACCCTCTTCATGTTGTAGAGTAAATCAATTTTTTCAACAACTTCAACATGGTCAAACGATGGGTGGGAAACTATTCTTTTAATCACAGGATCATTCCTATCATTGAACTTATCTACGCTTATGTCTGTTAGAAAATATGGTTTATGCCCTGTCTTGTCATAAAGAAACAATAGCTTATTCGATTCTGGATCGTAGAAAACTAGAACAGCTTTTTTAGCATCTCCATCGTAGTCAACTTGAAGAAGATATGCAGAGGAGATAGAGTCTACTACTACACGCTTTTTAAAGAATGGTTTTATTATAGGCTCATTTATGTCTAAGTTTTTTTGAACCACGATGTTTATATTAGATGATTCCATGATTTTCTGATACTCGCTGATATTATCGATACTCGTTCTGGAAAACGTATTAGCCTCGCGCATAGTTGCAGATGTAGCTACGGAAGCATTGTTAGCATGGCTA includes:
- a CDS encoding TCP-1/cpn60 chaperonin family protein, translated to ISAVGANVVICQKGIDDVAQHYLAKKGIMAVRRVKRSDMEKLEKATGGRIVTSVRDLTEKDLGQCAVVEERRVGNDKMVFVENCKNPRAVTILLRGANDMLLDEVERSLNDALNTVRNILRDPKIVYGGGAAEVEVAMRLRKWAETVGGREQLAIMAFADALEEIPTVLAQTAGMDVLETLMELRKLHSEGKTAAGIDVVNGKVAESMEKLNVIEPVIVKKQILKSATETATTVLKIDDVIAASPKREEKGKKEEKKEEEEESKTPSLD
- a CDS encoding DNA-directed RNA polymerase subunit K, whose product is MSKDQQVPTLVKSLNEIRIGPKRLTKYEKARIISARAIQLALGAPPLIDVAKLELKDPIIIAYHELLAGVLPLLIKRVKPNGEYQLIPVQLLARVERDRIEKLKSLLENIFSLEEKEIMRYLI
- a CDS encoding DNA topoisomerase I translates to MKDYLKQKGISINNYVLVIAEKPKAAQKIAEALNASKKIMINGVSIWFTQWNGAFYVIAPAAGHLFTLATDDVGYPTFNFKWVPRHVVDKESRYARKYFEVLRILSQKAVGFINACDYDVEGSLIGYMIIKNFGDIKKAKRAKFSSLTPADIRKAFSNLSSIDYNMVEAGYCRHVLDWLWGINISRMLMDLHKQVFGKKSILSAGRVQTPTLVYATDMVLKRRLHVPVPYAVIDISLELGNKTLKPVYEGDPIDSLDKAKQIIEKIKMKPYATIKKVYKEIKVYNPPHPFNLPDLQKEAYRIYRISPHKTQKIAEDLYLDALISYPRTNSQKIPQTLDIKNILNMIGLNKNYRDLVKQIIKETSGILKPNNGPLDDPAHPAIYPTGEMPKKLDPQHEKIYDIIVRRFLATLSTPLKIMELNVVLDIHGLRYSITTNKVLDHGWLKYYPYFHIVEDQYLTNYKFIEGEEIPIKSFNIKIMYTKAPQAPSKISLLKWMESMNIGTESTRAEIIELLFNRGYLKSKSRSVDVSDTGFFVTFLLKKYVEDLVSVSLTRKFEEYLRDIREGKAKCDSVVEEAKNVLLRYISNVLKIKSAIIYDIFSVVPCIDNVNCKTISNKGICKVCRRFADENGFCVFHRAAWENILREFEKWRKFGFDWRGYLKKILSLKSSGLYVKEVAYYILNHEPEKHSPIS
- a CDS encoding signal peptidase I produces the protein MRRKSRMEMSKTLKTLETVLLLLLILLLLYANLAYYLWKQITIAVVEGYSMYPLLHDGDIVLIIPSDNIHLGDIIIFRNDYNEFVIHRVIGIINCSGKNLYMTKGDNNQFVDQATFISYRTSIECRKGTIEILHGVNNVFVENILQAIDDSYRGIDVSRVVGKVLQINGVVIKITGLITR
- a CDS encoding chromatin protein Cren7 encodes the protein MPKKESQKISNKCPKCGTVVSSPTKTWQLIAPIPDSAGRVTITIMGIYECPNCGYKWRSVISKMKVGSENVEIESAKKTITLGSGRSERSENVIELDLDEISNEEEE
- the eno gene encoding phosphopyruvate hydratase, translating into MSNPYIIKFVDALQVLDSRGDPTVEVVVETVGGGVGRAIAPAGASRGKFEALELRDEDAKKFKGRGVSKAVSNVVNYIAPAIQGIDARKQREVDKIMMQIDGTPTKSRLGANAILATSLAVAKAAADTSKIPLFQYLGGMNSRILPVPLLNIINGGAHAGNELAVQEFMIVPIDFDSFSDAIRAAVEIYKELKSVLKNRYGSLAVNVGDEGGYAPPMKFVREAIEALLTAIKNCGYDSEKQVRISLDAAASQFYDEANNVYVVDGNRLSKEKLIEYWKSLATEFNILSIEDPFNEEEFEAYAELRKELKDKTIIVGDDLTVTNVNRLETAIKYGSVSAVIVKPNQIGTLSETLDFISLAKNNGVYTIISHRSGESEDNTIAHLAVAVNGPFIKTGAPARGERTAKYNELLRIEKYLAGNAIYAGKFLKL
- a CDS encoding TGS domain-containing protein — its product is MVTNLPAEAKAKFAKYMEARTPEEKLRALEEFLSAVPKHKGTENLVRWVRKRMAELREEIEEKRQKRSGGGLSFFVEKEGAAQLILLGFTKSGKSALLRFLTGAKAEVSDVPYTTKFPVVGMMQYEDVQFQIVEAPSIIPEGGGWNTKVAGLVKNSDGIIIVLDASKDYENDFKRIIEFLNDNGISIERPRGFVEIEKSHAGGIRIVNYGRFLGTEEDVVKLLNSYRIYNAIVKIYGEANLDDVEKAIFERVVYKPALVLLNKIDLVNDSSNLHDRFLKELKLPAISVSIVKGFNKDVIGDAIFRLVNIIRIYTKPPNGEPSSRPLVLKKGATVLDVAKAIHKDFVRKFAYARVWGTSVKYPGQRVGLDHILHDRDVVEIVLRK
- a CDS encoding DUF2286 domain-containing protein; the encoded protein is MRILVLRAELGEIKEKNIVEGEFNNVLKDVVMKALNIWEPQKSDLIVMKHKHEINIKLPIKKEQYDLYSQLNLRRKGDVATVEVIVYLVSFENQWIDDNIIDSKVFIVAPYIDEFISEKVEELAKGITSPEHREEEETEEE
- a CDS encoding DNA-directed DNA polymerase I, with the protein product MGKNKSLLEFMSRKPPTESTSTNKDSNQPSETGSHANNASVATSATMREANTFSRTSIDNISEYQKIMESSNINIVVQKNLDINEPIIKPFFKKRVVVDSISSAYLLQVDYDGDAKKAVLVFYDPESNKLLFLYDKTGHKPYFLTDISVDKFNDRNDPVIKRIVSHPSFDHVEVVEKIDLLYNMKRVLTKIVVKDPLAVRTLRERVAKAWEADIRYHINYIYDNLLIPGLPYSVNVGEFKDTSNIDENSLVDNIKKSLGVEDKELIDVAVHLTKLFEAKWFSPNRLAIDIEVYTPFEGRVPSPETAEYPIISIAMASNDGLKKVFVLYRENLKVITDMPKDVEVEIYDSERNMILDFINLLQDYPIILTFNGDNFDFRYLLSRAIKLNIDAELLGMEIKKVVKGNKIEFEAKLRTSLHVDLYKFFSNKAIQTYAFEARYKEANLDAVAQALLGIGKVQLDEDLSKVSLGDLIRYNFRDAQITLELTTFSNELVWKLMLLLMRISKLGLEDLTRSTVSIWIKNMFYWEHRKRGYLIPRKDDILRLKSKKVTEAIIKGKKYAGAIVMEPPQGIFFNVIVLDFASLYPSIMKRWNLSYETIDPDTNVCKKISNVIDENGKVIHHVCLDRPGITAAIVGMLRDFRVKIYKKKAKDKNLDDATRSWYDVVQRAMKVFINAAYGVFGAENFSFYAPSVAESVTATGRRVIMATKDKALELGLIVLYGDTDSLFIWNPDESKLNELKKWVEETFGLELETDKIYKFVAFPALKKNYVGVLSSGEIDVKGMVGKKRNTPDFIKQLFSYILKQLSTIEEPEDAFKVINEIRNELEKYYILLKYKLLTLDEIAFQTTLSKPLSEYKKNTPQHVKAALMLQRYGMQISPGDVITYIKTKSKEGVKPIQLAKITELDVQKYVETMKTSLEQLFTALNISWEDIVGGGKIS